One Myxococcales bacterium genomic region harbors:
- a CDS encoding FprA family A-type flavoprotein — MSHIVLFDDGNHKNVLLEDFSGGLAVQANQHVIIDSGNGMILDPGGHKIYSKVLAATTGLLGKAKLTTIFLSHQDPDIVAAVNGWLMTTDATAHVSKLWIRFVAHFGLDRLVESRLLGIPDSGTKLPLGASEMRVIPAHFLHSPGNFQVYDPVSKILYSGDLGASVGQDYREVTDFDAHEQYIAGFHRRYMSGNRAMRAWAKIVRGLDIELIAPQHGALFRGKPMVERFISWCENLECGVDLVDELYAQP, encoded by the coding sequence ATGTCCCACATCGTTCTCTTCGACGACGGAAACCACAAGAACGTGCTCCTCGAGGATTTCAGCGGAGGCCTCGCCGTACAGGCCAATCAGCACGTCATCATCGACTCGGGCAATGGCATGATCCTCGACCCGGGTGGACACAAGATTTACTCCAAGGTGCTCGCGGCCACGACCGGGCTCCTCGGCAAAGCCAAGCTCACCACCATCTTCTTGTCGCACCAAGATCCGGACATCGTCGCCGCAGTGAACGGCTGGCTCATGACGACGGACGCGACCGCTCACGTGTCGAAGCTCTGGATCCGTTTCGTCGCCCACTTCGGGCTCGACCGCCTCGTCGAGTCACGCCTCCTCGGTATCCCCGACTCGGGCACTAAGCTCCCGCTCGGTGCGAGCGAGATGCGGGTCATCCCGGCGCACTTCCTCCATTCGCCTGGCAACTTTCAGGTGTACGACCCGGTATCCAAGATCCTCTATTCGGGCGATCTCGGGGCCTCGGTCGGGCAGGACTATCGCGAGGTCACCGACTTCGACGCCCACGAGCAGTACATCGCGGGCTTCCACCGGCGGTACATGTCCGGAAACCGCGCCATGCGCGCGTGGGCCAAGATCGTGCGTGGGCTCGACATCGAGCTCATCGCCCCCCAGCACGGCGCGCTCTTCCGGGGAAAACCCATGGTCGAGCGGTTCATCTCGTGGTGCGAGAACCTGGAGTGCGGCGTCGACCTGGTCGACGAGCTCTACGCGCAGCCATGA
- a CDS encoding L-2-amino-thiazoline-4-carboxylic acid hydrolase has product MSDREPELATPRPIEPAALAVLVRELGPFRALAVGLEVGARMAAGEPFSRLDPPATPKERASRQQIAPAIVLYRVLRRVRGRDALRITREVVLAAGAAFMARTVGLLARTTSLDEVSLVRTTSRFPNAKFSGFEVSADRVAFTAHECLFPTLTRETGAPELAPLFCEVDARAFQDLNVRLDRPRTMAEGANDCHFQLIRIRPG; this is encoded by the coding sequence ATGTCCGACAGGGAGCCCGAGCTCGCCACTCCGAGACCCATCGAGCCTGCGGCGCTCGCGGTCCTCGTGCGCGAGCTCGGGCCCTTTCGTGCGCTCGCCGTGGGCCTCGAGGTCGGCGCTCGCATGGCCGCGGGCGAGCCCTTCTCGCGCCTCGATCCGCCGGCGACGCCGAAAGAGAGAGCGTCCCGACAGCAGATCGCCCCGGCCATCGTGCTCTATCGGGTGTTGCGACGCGTCCGTGGGCGAGACGCCCTGCGCATCACGAGGGAGGTCGTGCTCGCGGCGGGCGCGGCCTTCATGGCGCGCACCGTGGGGCTCCTCGCTCGGACCACGTCCCTCGACGAGGTGAGCCTCGTGCGCACCACCTCGCGCTTCCCGAACGCAAAATTCTCGGGATTCGAGGTCAGCGCCGACCGCGTTGCCTTCACCGCCCACGAGTGCCTGTTTCCGACGCTCACGCGCGAGACCGGTGCACCCGAGCTCGCACCTCTTTTTTGCGAGGTCGACGCAAGAGCCTTCCAAGACCTGAACGTCCGACTGGATCGCCCGCGCACGATGGCCGAAGGTGCAAACGATTGCCACTTTCAACTCATCCGTATTCGCCCTGGCTAG
- a CDS encoding PAS domain-containing protein, producing MGFRGTRCTADEALDSLTAGVLVVGADGRIEVANRGAGRVLRCDPSALVGRPVEGLLVPLDTLAAAATPRGLGSDRPEAIVTRLDGSTTMIGFSASEPGARGQRTVLFQELEGVLALRRERDRLLQLAALGDALPSVLHELRNPLAAITSMLEVLVEETEEKVQRDLHAVLWEVRRIGLVLQGVGGVVRSAHGDQYAAVDMALREACRILEPSATRNEVDLAADIPTMPLLPLDRGVVAGVAFNLVKNAIDACRKGNTITVSAKLDADDTFSLTVEDDGPGMPPSVLARCQDLFFTTKTHGSGVGLALCRQIADSSGGALEITSVAGAGTKVVLSLPLHRASAPPIVSR from the coding sequence ATGGGGTTTCGGGGCACACGGTGCACCGCCGACGAGGCGCTGGATTCTCTCACCGCGGGTGTGCTCGTGGTCGGAGCCGACGGGCGCATCGAGGTGGCGAACCGCGGTGCGGGCCGTGTGCTCCGATGTGATCCTTCGGCGCTCGTCGGTCGCCCGGTCGAGGGGCTGCTGGTCCCGCTCGATACGCTCGCCGCCGCGGCCACCCCGCGGGGTCTCGGTAGCGACAGGCCCGAAGCGATCGTGACCCGTCTCGACGGGAGCACGACGATGATCGGCTTCTCCGCGAGCGAGCCCGGGGCGCGCGGACAGAGGACCGTGCTCTTCCAGGAGCTCGAGGGTGTGCTGGCGCTTCGGAGGGAGCGCGATCGCCTCCTCCAGCTCGCCGCGCTCGGCGACGCCCTGCCGTCCGTGCTTCACGAGCTGCGCAACCCGCTCGCGGCCATCACGAGCATGCTCGAGGTGCTCGTCGAAGAGACCGAAGAGAAGGTGCAGCGCGACCTCCACGCGGTCCTCTGGGAGGTGCGGCGGATCGGCTTGGTGCTCCAGGGCGTGGGCGGCGTCGTTCGATCGGCGCACGGCGATCAGTACGCGGCGGTCGACATGGCGCTCCGCGAGGCGTGCCGCATCCTCGAGCCGAGCGCGACACGAAACGAGGTCGATCTCGCCGCCGACATCCCCACCATGCCGCTCTTGCCACTGGACCGCGGGGTGGTCGCCGGCGTCGCGTTCAACCTGGTCAAGAACGCGATCGACGCGTGCCGAAAAGGGAACACGATCACGGTGAGCGCCAAGCTCGACGCGGACGACACGTTCTCGCTCACCGTCGAGGACGACGGCCCCGGCATGCCCCCGAGCGTGCTCGCGCGCTGCCAAGACCTCTTCTTCACCACGAAGACCCACGGCTCGGGCGTCGGGCTCGCGCTGTGCCGCCAAATCGCCGACTCGTCCGGCGGAGCTCTCGAGATCACCAGCGTGGCCGGCGCGGGGACGAAGGTCGTCCTGTCGCTCCCGCTCCACCGCGCATCTGCACCCCCCATCGTATCGAGGTAG
- a CDS encoding TetR/AcrR family transcriptional regulator, whose amino-acid sequence MSDTFTPRKTARQARARDTVLGILQASAEIVVRHGFERFTTNRIAERAGVSVGSLYQYFPSKEAIFQSLVEHTMNRAVDGFIKEIDAIDPETTTLESAIAHIVDKVLDVQVHHGGVYSQILSSTLSMKHFEFVRKNDARVIPALTKKLRAYDVEVDDEELGRGVRLALYALKGVQIGTVFGAVDPACPNVRARLVRVLMAAVRGARVTVSERVPVGSTA is encoded by the coding sequence ATGTCCGACACGTTCACTCCACGCAAGACCGCACGCCAAGCCCGCGCCCGCGACACGGTGCTCGGCATTCTCCAGGCCTCGGCCGAGATCGTGGTTCGCCACGGCTTCGAGCGCTTCACGACGAACCGCATCGCCGAGCGCGCGGGCGTGAGCGTAGGCTCGCTCTACCAGTACTTCCCGAGCAAAGAGGCCATCTTTCAGTCTCTCGTGGAGCACACGATGAACCGCGCGGTCGACGGCTTCATCAAAGAGATCGACGCCATCGACCCGGAGACGACGACGCTCGAGTCGGCCATCGCGCACATCGTCGACAAGGTGCTCGACGTGCAGGTGCACCACGGCGGCGTGTACTCCCAAATACTCTCGTCGACGCTCTCGATGAAACACTTCGAGTTCGTGCGAAAGAACGACGCGCGCGTGATCCCGGCGCTCACGAAGAAGCTCCGCGCGTACGACGTCGAGGTCGACGACGAGGAGCTCGGGCGCGGCGTGAGGCTCGCGCTTTATGCTCTGAAAGGCGTGCAAATCGGCACTGTGTTCGGCGCGGTCGACCCCGCCTGCCCCAACGTCCGCGCGAGGCTCGTGCGCGTGCTCATGGCCGCCGTGCGAGGTGCACGGGTCACCGTGTCGGAGCGCGTGCCCGTGGGGAGCACGGCCTGA
- a CDS encoding roadblock/LC7 domain-containing protein, with product MSRVDNLNRILRGLQSASPDVEASALISEDGLMIASALPQHVDETRVAGMTATLSSLGTRAATELERGDVEEVLVRGKSGYAVMMAASSGTLLLCLASKQAKLGLIFLDMRRAIDDIRKVL from the coding sequence ATGTCCCGTGTCGACAACTTGAACCGCATTCTGCGCGGCCTCCAGAGCGCGTCTCCCGACGTCGAGGCCAGTGCCCTCATCTCCGAGGACGGCCTCATGATCGCGAGCGCCCTCCCGCAGCACGTCGACGAGACGCGTGTCGCCGGCATGACGGCCACGCTCTCGAGCCTCGGCACGCGCGCCGCCACCGAGCTCGAGCGCGGAGACGTGGAGGAGGTGCTCGTACGCGGAAAGAGCGGGTACGCCGTGATGATGGCGGCGAGCTCCGGCACGCTCCTGCTCTGCCTCGCCAGCAAACAGGCCAAGCTCGGCCTCATCTTCTTGGACATGCGTCGCGCCATCGACGACATCCGCAAGGTTCTCTGA
- a CDS encoding sensor histidine kinase, with the protein MSELEAELRARDAFLATVAKKLQERVNALRLASPEAAAAALHDIEGFVAELSLVAHPEAPITLPDEETCLVDAVVSALPLARLAQAEVPVSVRREGTMRGRWSPPLVATVVGELLSNARKYSKGETIRLTLGAAEGHATLVVENVGVPAALPPAPARFRRGETNPKIEGYGVGAYLVRRIAEAHGGTSGLEVAEGKTRAFVRVPFTGPEGPRLEVRVG; encoded by the coding sequence GAGCTCCGCGCGCGCGACGCCTTCCTCGCGACGGTGGCGAAAAAGCTCCAGGAGCGCGTGAACGCCCTCCGCCTCGCGAGCCCCGAGGCAGCCGCGGCGGCCCTCCACGACATCGAGGGCTTCGTCGCGGAGCTCTCGCTCGTCGCCCACCCCGAAGCGCCCATCACGCTTCCCGACGAAGAGACGTGCCTGGTCGACGCCGTGGTCTCGGCCCTCCCCCTCGCGCGCCTGGCGCAAGCCGAGGTGCCCGTGTCGGTCCGGCGCGAGGGCACGATGCGTGGCCGATGGTCTCCGCCCCTCGTCGCGACGGTGGTGGGGGAGCTCCTCTCGAACGCGCGTAAATACTCGAAAGGAGAGACGATTCGGCTCACCCTCGGCGCCGCGGAGGGCCACGCCACGCTCGTGGTCGAGAACGTCGGTGTGCCCGCCGCGCTCCCTCCCGCGCCGGCCAGGTTTCGCCGCGGCGAGACCAACCCGAAGATCGAGGGGTACGGCGTGGGCGCATACCTCGTGCGCCGCATCGCCGAGGCCCACGGCGGCACGAGCGGCCTCGAGGTCGCGGAGGGGAAGACGCGAGCCTTCGTGCGCGTGCCCTTCACGGGCCCCGAGGGCCCACGCCTCGAAGTGCGGGTGGGCTGA
- a CDS encoding response regulator produces MTGPHRVLLLEDEEALRKSMVRGLSKLPGLEVVDVGTVTEAKAALATSPAPALVISDLSLPDGLGVEVATELGRLGIPAPVVFVSAYVGKFKHHLPERGDFEVYEKPVPLEVLRGVVERKLDLADKSAPSPFGVPDYVQLAALGRHSVVIEVSSAVGRARIVIVRGEVWSAEDKLGKGMDAFRRLVFLGTAQVSCRTLPKATEVPERNIHGSAESILLDVMREHDEAERANEPSGVVDDGWGDVLADAGARRASRPPVAPTRATAHPSTRPPPRASTRPPRGSAPPPKMPVAPRAPGFAESFERGVDALLAKDYAKALAAFREASVARPDDRRVIANLERLKAMGFS; encoded by the coding sequence ATGACCGGCCCACACCGCGTCCTCTTGCTCGAGGACGAAGAGGCGCTCCGTAAATCGATGGTCCGTGGGCTCTCGAAGCTCCCGGGCCTCGAGGTGGTCGACGTGGGGACGGTGACCGAGGCCAAAGCGGCACTCGCGACGTCGCCGGCCCCGGCCCTCGTGATCTCCGACCTCTCCCTGCCCGACGGGCTCGGCGTCGAGGTCGCGACGGAGCTCGGCCGGCTCGGCATTCCCGCGCCGGTGGTGTTCGTGTCGGCGTACGTGGGGAAGTTCAAGCACCACTTGCCCGAGAGAGGAGACTTCGAGGTGTACGAAAAACCCGTTCCTCTCGAGGTGTTGCGCGGTGTCGTCGAGCGAAAGCTGGACCTCGCCGACAAATCCGCGCCTTCACCGTTCGGCGTCCCCGACTACGTGCAGCTCGCCGCGCTCGGGCGACACTCGGTGGTCATCGAGGTGTCGTCCGCCGTCGGCCGGGCGCGGATCGTGATCGTCCGAGGCGAGGTGTGGAGCGCCGAGGACAAGCTTGGCAAGGGCATGGACGCGTTCCGCAGGCTCGTGTTCCTCGGCACGGCCCAGGTGTCGTGCCGCACGTTGCCCAAGGCCACCGAGGTGCCCGAGCGAAACATCCATGGCAGCGCCGAGAGCATCCTCCTCGACGTGATGCGCGAGCACGACGAGGCCGAGCGCGCGAACGAGCCGTCGGGCGTCGTCGACGACGGGTGGGGAGACGTGCTCGCCGACGCGGGCGCACGCCGCGCTTCACGGCCCCCCGTGGCTCCGACCCGCGCGACCGCACACCCGTCCACGCGCCCGCCTCCGCGCGCCTCCACCCGGCCGCCACGAGGAAGCGCGCCTCCGCCCAAGATGCCGGTCGCCCCGCGCGCGCCCGGGTTCGCCGAGTCGTTCGAGCGTGGCGTCGATGCTCTGCTCGCAAAGGACTATGCAAAAGCCCTCGCGGCGTTTCGCGAGGCCTCCGTCGCCCGCCCCGACGATCGCCGCGTGATCGCCAACCTCGAGCGCCTGAAGGCGATGGGGTTCTCGTGA
- a CDS encoding OmpA family protein translates to MPPFVGWALTAIGVASALGASSEWRRPHPTTSSAPPIVAPLPQVSPALPRPEPAPPVVAPAAEAPKSKSTCAPVVVTFARGSGWPDRTMEPRLRALGAWAATHPEVSLVVDGHADTSGSEETNLKLSRERAYAVRSILEKEKVPRARVTTRSFGSFWPADEAPPDASWNRRVVVVTKGETCPPEEITRP, encoded by the coding sequence TTGCCCCCGTTCGTCGGCTGGGCGCTCACGGCGATCGGCGTGGCGAGCGCGCTCGGGGCGTCGTCCGAGTGGCGGCGCCCACACCCTACTACCTCGTCCGCTCCCCCGATCGTCGCGCCTCTCCCGCAGGTCTCGCCGGCTCTTCCACGCCCCGAGCCCGCACCGCCCGTCGTCGCCCCGGCAGCCGAGGCCCCGAAGTCGAAGTCGACGTGTGCGCCCGTCGTCGTGACGTTCGCGCGCGGCTCGGGGTGGCCCGATCGCACGATGGAGCCGAGGCTACGCGCGCTCGGAGCCTGGGCCGCCACGCACCCCGAGGTCTCTTTGGTCGTCGACGGGCACGCCGACACGAGCGGCTCCGAAGAGACGAACCTCAAGCTCTCCCGCGAGCGCGCGTACGCCGTGCGGTCGATCCTCGAGAAGGAGAAGGTCCCGCGCGCTCGGGTCACCACGCGGTCGTTCGGCTCGTTCTGGCCCGCCGACGAGGCGCCGCCGGACGCGTCGTGGAACCGGCGTGTCGTCGTCGTCACCAAGGGGGAAACCTGCCCACCCGAAGAGATCACCCGCCCATGA